A region of Moorena producens PAL-8-15-08-1 DNA encodes the following proteins:
- a CDS encoding antibiotic biosynthesis monooxygenase yields MDTSNFLDNQLDNQQVTAVISHFVRKGREQGYEEWLKGISADARKFEGHCGLTILRPQPGTRSDYVIILRFDSYHHLQHWMNSEVRKHWIERAEPLTQKVENVQILTGLDYLVSLPGQTPLKPPPRYKTAILVWMGVYFCSILLGVVVMPHLRVLPFMLRQAIMVAITVGLLTYLVMPFLTKIFAKWLHS; encoded by the coding sequence ATGGATACTTCTAACTTTCTTGACAATCAACTTGATAATCAACAAGTCACAGCAGTTATTTCTCACTTTGTGCGGAAGGGACGGGAGCAGGGCTATGAAGAGTGGCTCAAGGGAATTTCTGCTGATGCTCGGAAGTTTGAAGGACATTGCGGCCTCACAATTTTGAGACCTCAGCCTGGAACACGGTCAGACTATGTAATTATTCTGCGATTTGATAGCTATCATCACTTGCAACACTGGATGAATTCGGAGGTTCGTAAACATTGGATTGAGCGCGCAGAACCCTTGACTCAAAAGGTGGAAAATGTACAAATCTTAACGGGGTTAGATTATCTGGTTTCTCTTCCCGGTCAAACACCACTAAAACCACCGCCACGTTACAAGACTGCCATTTTAGTTTGGATGGGGGTATATTTTTGCAGTATATTGCTGGGGGTTGTAGTGATGCCTCATTTGAGGGTATTGCCGTTTATGCTTCGCCAAGCAATTATGGTGGCGATTACCGTAGGTTTGCTCACTTATTTAGTGATGCCTTTCCTCACTAAGATATTTGCAAAGTGGTTGCACAGTTAA
- a CDS encoding amidohydrolase — MENYHKTKRRDFFKLALAAGFSTDLLHKCSSWVQNNPDTSKKADWILHNARIATQDNKRSFAEALAIKGNRFLAVGSDKEVMAYKGDKTKVINLNRRTVIPGLNDSHTHLIRGGLNYNLEVRWDGVPSLADALGMLKEQALRTPAPQWVRVIGGWSEFQFAERRMPTLAEINAVSQDVPVFILNLYNRALLNGAALRSLGIDRNTSPPPGAVIEKDSNGNPTGMLIAKPNATILYAAIAQGPRLGLEDQINSSRHYMREMNRLGITSVIDAGGGGQNYPDDYQIIQKLHAEGLMTVRVAYNLFTQNPGNEKGDFERWIKIANPGQGDDFYQLNGAGEMLVFSAADFEDFTEPRPDLNPTMEGDLTEVIKLLAANKWPFRLHATYNQSISRFLNVFEQVNQDVPFAGMHWILDHAETISEKNIERVKALGGGIAIQHRMAFQGEYFINRYGSEAASHTPPIKKIMAMDVPLSGGTDGTRVASYNPWPGLYWLVSGKTVGGTPLYPEANRLNRMDALRLYTTAAAWFSNQEGNKGSIVPGQLADLAVLSEDYFSVPEDRIKHLESVLTIVDGNPVYGSAEFSELSPPPLPISPNWSPVKYYGGYHNDSKISLVSLRHPRQTFSIIANSKSQHKFNFSNLSPLSTSGSLSRFWGGLMCGCC, encoded by the coding sequence ATGGAAAACTACCACAAGACCAAAAGGCGAGATTTTTTCAAGTTGGCCTTAGCAGCAGGATTTTCTACTGATTTGTTACATAAATGTAGCTCTTGGGTACAGAATAATCCTGACACCAGCAAAAAAGCCGATTGGATTCTTCATAATGCCCGGATTGCAACCCAAGACAACAAGCGTTCCTTTGCTGAAGCTTTAGCCATTAAAGGTAATCGTTTTCTCGCCGTTGGCTCAGACAAGGAAGTGATGGCCTATAAGGGAGATAAAACAAAGGTCATCAATCTTAATCGCCGTACTGTCATTCCGGGGCTGAATGATAGCCATACTCATTTGATTCGTGGTGGTTTGAACTACAATCTAGAGGTGCGCTGGGATGGAGTTCCTTCTTTAGCCGATGCCCTGGGGATGCTCAAAGAACAGGCTCTGAGAACCCCTGCACCACAGTGGGTGCGCGTTATTGGCGGGTGGAGCGAGTTTCAGTTTGCTGAACGACGCATGCCAACGTTGGCAGAAATTAATGCTGTTTCTCAAGACGTACCTGTTTTTATTCTCAATCTGTATAACCGTGCTTTACTAAACGGTGCAGCTCTAAGGTCTTTGGGAATTGACCGTAATACGAGCCCACCTCCTGGTGCTGTTATAGAAAAGGATAGTAATGGCAATCCGACAGGAATGCTCATTGCTAAACCAAATGCTACTATTCTCTATGCAGCGATCGCTCAAGGACCAAGATTAGGTTTAGAGGATCAAATCAATTCTTCACGCCACTATATGCGGGAGATGAATCGCCTGGGGATTACAAGCGTGATCGATGCTGGTGGTGGTGGACAAAATTATCCCGATGACTACCAAATTATCCAAAAGCTTCATGCAGAAGGATTGATGACTGTCAGGGTTGCTTATAACCTATTTACTCAAAATCCAGGAAATGAGAAAGGGGATTTTGAAAGATGGATTAAAATTGCTAATCCTGGTCAGGGAGACGATTTTTATCAGCTCAATGGTGCAGGGGAAATGTTAGTTTTCTCAGCTGCAGATTTTGAAGATTTTACCGAACCTCGCCCTGATCTCAATCCCACTATGGAAGGTGACCTAACCGAGGTTATTAAACTCCTTGCTGCTAATAAATGGCCCTTTAGACTCCATGCTACCTACAACCAATCTATCTCTCGGTTTTTGAATGTATTTGAACAAGTCAATCAGGACGTTCCCTTTGCAGGGATGCATTGGATTTTAGACCATGCCGAAACCATTAGTGAGAAGAATATTGAGCGGGTCAAAGCCTTAGGGGGAGGGATTGCCATTCAACATCGCATGGCTTTTCAAGGAGAATATTTTATAAACCGGTATGGTTCTGAGGCTGCGAGCCACACTCCTCCAATTAAAAAGATCATGGCCATGGATGTTCCTCTCTCTGGGGGAACAGATGGAACCAGGGTAGCTAGTTACAATCCTTGGCCAGGGCTGTACTGGTTAGTGTCAGGAAAAACTGTTGGGGGAACCCCACTTTACCCTGAAGCGAATCGCCTGAATCGCATGGATGCCCTGAGATTATATACTACGGCAGCTGCTTGGTTCTCCAATCAAGAGGGTAATAAAGGGTCAATTGTTCCAGGTCAATTAGCAGACTTAGCAGTCTTGTCAGAAGACTATTTCTCTGTACCCGAAGACAGAATTAAACATCTCGAATCAGTTTTAACTATTGTGGATGGTAACCCTGTATATGGTTCAGCGGAATTTAGCGAGCTATCCCCTCCACCCTTACCCATCAGTCCCAATTGGTCACCTGTTAAGTATTATGGTGGCTATCACAACGACTCAAAGATTAGTTTAGTCTCTCTAAGACACCCCAGACAAACATTCTCTATAATCGCCAATTCCAAGAGCCAGCATAAATTTAATTTCTCTAATTTATCTCCCCTAAGTACGTCAGGAAGTCTATCTCGTTTTTGGGGTGGTTTAATGTGTGGTTGTTGCTAA
- a CDS encoding hydrolase produces MSKIELLTPENSVLLFIDHQPQMAFGVVNIDRQLLKNNVVALAKAAKVFNIPTILTTVETDSFSGYMWPELLDVYPEHDLLERTSMNSWDDPKVRDAVGVTGRKKLILSGLWTEVCINLCAFSAMQDSYELYVVEDACGGTSEMAHRASMDRMVQAGVVPMTWQQVALEWQRDWARKETYDAILSVVKEHSGAYGMGIDYAYTMINKVPQRGDFKGKIIK; encoded by the coding sequence ATGAGCAAGATTGAATTACTCACACCGGAAAATTCTGTTCTGTTATTTATTGATCATCAACCTCAGATGGCCTTTGGAGTTGTGAATATTGATCGTCAACTCTTGAAAAATAATGTTGTTGCCCTTGCCAAGGCAGCGAAAGTATTTAATATTCCAACCATTCTGACCACAGTTGAGACAGACAGTTTCAGCGGTTACATGTGGCCTGAATTGCTTGATGTTTATCCTGAGCATGATTTGCTAGAGCGCACCAGTATGAACTCCTGGGATGACCCAAAGGTTCGAGATGCTGTGGGTGTAACAGGACGTAAAAAGTTGATTCTATCTGGTCTATGGACAGAGGTTTGTATTAATCTCTGTGCCTTTTCCGCGATGCAGGATAGTTACGAACTCTATGTGGTCGAAGATGCTTGCGGTGGCACCAGTGAAATGGCTCACCGCGCCTCAATGGATCGGATGGTGCAAGCAGGGGTTGTACCAATGACTTGGCAACAAGTTGCTCTGGAATGGCAACGAGATTGGGCGAGAAAAGAGACTTACGATGCCATTTTATCGGTAGTTAAAGAACACAGTGGAGCTTATGGCATGGGGATTGATTATGCCTACACGATGATAAACAAAGTACCTCAGCGTGGTGACTTTAAAGGCAAGATAATTAAGTAG
- a CDS encoding NADPH-dependent FMN reductase produces the protein MSQPIKILAFAGSARIESFNKKLVKIAAEEAKVAGAEVTYLDLLDYPMPIFNEDLEAQEGLPDTVLQFKALLKSHQGFLISCPEYNGSITPLLKNVIDWASRPDPEEASMALSGFKGKVAALLATSPGGLGGMRGLVHVRAILEGIGVLVIPDQKAIPGAYQAFDDQGNLKDEKQLKAVQAIATKLVDVTAKLSQ, from the coding sequence ATGTCTCAACCCATAAAAATTCTGGCTTTTGCTGGTAGTGCCCGCATCGAATCTTTCAATAAAAAGCTGGTCAAAATTGCTGCTGAGGAAGCTAAAGTGGCTGGAGCCGAAGTCACCTACCTAGACCTGCTGGATTATCCCATGCCTATATTTAACGAAGATTTGGAGGCTCAAGAGGGACTGCCAGATACAGTTCTTCAGTTCAAAGCTTTGCTGAAAAGCCATCAGGGATTCCTAATTTCCTGTCCAGAGTACAACGGCTCAATTACGCCCCTGCTCAAAAATGTCATTGACTGGGCCTCGCGCCCAGATCCCGAGGAAGCATCGATGGCACTCAGTGGCTTTAAAGGCAAAGTCGCAGCCCTATTAGCCACCTCTCCAGGTGGCTTAGGAGGAATGCGGGGATTAGTTCACGTTCGCGCAATTTTAGAAGGGATTGGCGTCTTGGTGATTCCTGATCAAAAAGCGATTCCAGGAGCCTATCAGGCCTTTGATGACCAGGGTAACCTCAAGGATGAGAAGCAGCTCAAGGCTGTGCAGGCGATCGCCACCAAACTCGTTGATGTAACAGCTAAATTATCGCAGTAG
- a CDS encoding CDGSH iron-sulfur domain-containing protein, translated as MRILFPVPYSLFPLVYEICLLFKKMTVEPFCHGTYQGTEFTRVTCEIAQKQKVALCLCKGTGYAHFFCDRAHTSL; from the coding sequence GTGAGAATTTTGTTCCCTGTTCCCTACTCCCTGTTCCCTTTGGTATATGAAATTTGCCTATTATTTAAGAAGATGACCGTTGAACCCTTTTGCCATGGTACCTACCAAGGAACGGAGTTCACCCGAGTCACATGTGAAATTGCACAGAAGCAAAAAGTTGCCCTTTGCCTGTGCAAGGGTACAGGGTATGCCCATTTCTTCTGTGACCGTGCCCATACAAGTCTATAG
- a CDS encoding helix-turn-helix domain-containing protein: MKVTNQLAQLRANSGNISYEEISESTGIDRQELRELENGEANAMKRSFR, translated from the coding sequence ATGAAAGTCACAAATCAACTAGCACAATTAAGAGCTAATTCCGGAAATATCAGTTACGAAGAAATTTCTGAATCTACGGGAATCGATCGCCAAGAATTAAGGGAACTTGAAAATGGTGAAGCGAATGCGATGAAGCGAAGCTTCCGCTAA